One part of the Andrena cerasifolii isolate SP2316 chromosome 4, iyAndCera1_principal, whole genome shotgun sequence genome encodes these proteins:
- the LOC143367804 gene encoding uncharacterized protein LOC143367804, giving the protein MSVHALILCATVLLHASYATEPSAQSGIASKQAEGAKQAGLLAQVPVDNRNYNFPTDNAYRPPANRRCPLCDSSVYPYCGEKLLHDACCCTDPYTHALPYQCKLADCRFLHANNCREHKLIATCCCSDDYRSLLRSFSLKIKL; this is encoded by the exons ATGTCCGTTCACGCGCTGATACTCTGCGCGACTGTGCTTTTGCATGCCTCCTACGCCACTGAACCGA GCGCGCAGAGTGGCATAGCAAGTAAACAAGCAGAAGGGGCCAAACAAGCAGGGCTACTTGCTCAAGTGCCAGTGGATAATAGGAACTACAATTTCCCCACTGACAATGCTTACAGGCCACCGGCAAATAG GAGGTGCCCTTTGTGCGACAGCTCGGTCTATCCCTATTGCGGAGAAAAATTGCTGCACGACGCGTGCTGCTGCACCGACCCTTACACGCACGCTCTGCCCTACCAGTGCAAATTGGCAGATTGCAGGTTCCTTCACGCGAACAATTGCAGGGAGCACAAACTGATCGCCACCTGTTGCTGCAGCGACGACTATCGATCGTTACTGAGAAGCTTCTCGCTTAAAATTAAACTCTGA
- the LOC143368189 gene encoding uncharacterized protein LOC143368189, which yields MSHAAAFRILMLILFLGGLESVTVVNHHPDEEYSLDHEVLYDEAIAEAKKLQIYPGPIPGCKPCTSSEMTYCKDESVINDHCCCDGSDNKVFPFVKHTCRVGPEECKVQAGDCAEYTRLRECCCHSYLASLWKYRATGAGSCANTNLTKFLAILTVLRLLLRSI from the exons ATGAGCCACGCCGCTGCATTCCGAATCCTGATGCTGATCCTGTTCCTCGGCGGCCTCGAGTCGGTGACAGTGGTGAACCACCACCCCGACGAGGAGTACTCGCTGGACCACGAGGTCCTCTACGACGAGGCGATCGCTGAGGCGAAGAAGCTGCAGATTTACCCTG GACCAATTCCAGGATGCAAGCCTTGCACGAGTTCAGAGATGACTTACTGTAAAGATGAGAGTGTCATAAACGATCACTGCTGCTGCGACGGCAGTGATAATA AGGTATTCCCCTTCGTGAAGCACACTTGTCGCGTGGGACCAGAAGAATGCAAAGTGCAGGCTGGAGACTGCGCTGAGTACACGAGACTACGGGAATGCTGTTGTCATTCCTACTTGGCCTCTCTCT ggAAATACCGAGCGACCGGCGCAGGATCTTGTGCGAACACGAATCTTACAAAGTTCCTGGCGATATTGACGGTGCTCAGGTTACTCCTGCGATCGATCTGA